A stretch of Oncorhynchus gorbuscha isolate QuinsamMale2020 ecotype Even-year linkage group LG24, OgorEven_v1.0, whole genome shotgun sequence DNA encodes these proteins:
- the LOC124012638 gene encoding zinc-binding protein A33-like encodes MKPMQDNLKKCTETERKYKHIVQHTKTQLVDTERQIKEAFEKLHQFLRDEEKVRLGELRKEEQQKRDTMTTEMKIIHDQISSLTTGITALEHDLKKQDLRFLKSYKNIQMSCRAQLQCTPQDPKILSGVLIDVAKHLGNLKFGVWEKMLVIANHTPVIMDPNTAPSFLTLSDDLTSVRNSGTQQMLPDNPERCTFNAKILGSEGFTSGKHSWEVEVRNHPSWNLGVAKDSINRKDRTFANPKYGIWAIGLENSEYTDPEARLLALKRRPQRVMVQLDYSGGELSFYDPRDMSKIYTHKDTFNERLFPYFSIGKCKDASEPGFIQICPSKVSLKVVSS; translated from the exons ATGAAGCCTATGCAGGACAATCTGAAGAAATGTACTGAGACTGAGAGAAAATACAAGCATATTGTTCAACACACAAAG ACACAGTTGGTGGACACTGAGAGGCAGATAAAGGAGGCTTTTGAGAAGCTTCACCAGTTtctgagagatgaagagaaggtCAGACTAGGTGAGCTGAGGAAGGAAGAGCAGCAGAAGAGAGATACTATGACCACAGAAATGAAGATCATTCACGACCAAATCTCATCTCTTACAACGGGTATCACTGCTTTGGAACATGACTTAAAGAAGCAGGATTTGCGCTTTCTGAAG AGCTACAAAAACATCCAAATGAG TTGTAGGGCCCAGCTGCAGTGCACACCACAAGATCCTAAAATATTATCGGGAGTGCTCATAGATGTGGCCAAACACCTGGGTAACCTCAAGTTCGGAGTCTGGGAGAAGATGCTGGTGATTGCTAACCACA CTCCTGTGATTATGGACCCCAACACAGCTCCCAGCTTTCTAACTTTGTCTGATGATCTGACCAGTGTGCGAAACTCAGGCACGCAGCAGATGCTGCCAGATAATCCAGAGCGATGCACGTTTAACGCAAAAATTTTGGGTTCTGAAGGGTTCACCTCAGGAAAGCACAGCTGGGAGGTGGAGGTGAGGAACCACCCCAGCTGGAATTTGGGTGTGGCAAAAGATTCAATCAACAGAAAAGATAGGACATTCGCAAATCCTAAATATGGAATCTGGGCAATAGGTTTAGAAAACAGTGAATATACAGATCCAGAGGCTAGGCTTCTTGCTCTGAAGAGGAGACCCCAAAGGGTTATGGTGCAACTAGATTACAGCGGAGGGGAATTGTCCTTCTATGACCCCCGTGACATGTCAAAAATCTACACTCACAAAGACACATTTAATGAGAGACTCTTCCCATACTTCTCTATTGGAAAATGTAAAGATGCCAGTGAACCTGGATTCATCCAGATCTGCCCCTCAAAGGTGTCTCTAAAAGTGGTGTCATCGTAA